AATCCGGGCACATCGGCAACAAGATCGCTGCGACCCTGGCCAGCACCGGCACCGCCTCCTTCTTCGTCCACCCCGCCGAAGCCAGCCACGGTGACATGGGCATGATCACCAAGGACGACATCGTCCTGGCCCTGTCCAACTCCGGCACCACCGCCGAGATCGTCACCCTGCTGCCGTTGATCAAGCGTCTGGGCATCCGTCTGATCAGCATGACCGGCAACCCCGAGTCGCCGCTGGCCAAGGCCGCCGAGGCCAATCTCGATGCCCGCGTGGCGCAGGAAGCCTGCCCGCTCAACCTGGCCCCCACCTCCTCGACCACCGCCAGCCTGGTCCTGGGCGACGCTTTGGCCATCGCCCTGCTGGAGGCGCGCGGCTTCACCGCCGAGGACTTCGCCTTCTCCCATCCCGGTGGAGCCCTGGGCCGACGCCTGCTGCTCAAGGTGGAGAACGTCATGCATGCCGGCGATACCCTGCCGCAGGTGCAACGTGGCACCAGCCTGCGCGACGCCCTGCTGGAAATGACCCAGAAAGGCCTGGGCATGACCGCCGTGCTGGAGCGCGACGGCCGCCTGGCCGGCATCTTCACCGACGGTGACCTGCGCCGCGCCCTGGACAAGGGCATCGACGTACGCCAGGCGCTGATCGACGAGGTGATGACCCCACACGGCAAGACCGTACATGGTGAAATGCTCGCCGCGGAAGCCCTGAAAATCATGGAAGACAACAAGATCAGCGCCCTGGTGGTGGTCGATGCAGAAGACCGCCCGGTGGGCGCCTTCAACCTCGGCGACCTGCTGCGCGCAGGAGTGATGTGATGAATACCTTGCTGCAGCGTGCCCGCGCCGTGAAACTGGCCGTGTTCGATGTCGACGGCGTGCTCACCGACGGCCGCCTGTACTTTCTCGAAGACGGCAGCGAGTTCAAGACCTTCAACACCCTCGACGGCCATGGCATCAAGATGCTCATGGCCTCGGGCGTGCGCACCGCCATCATCAGCGGGCGCAAGACCCCGGTGGTGGAGCGGCGTGCCAACAACCTCGGCATCCAGCATCTGTTCCAGGGCCGCGAGGACAAGCTCGTGGTACTCGACGGCCTGCTCGCCGAACTCGGCCTAAGCTATGAACAGGTCGCCTATCTGGGCGACGACCTGCCGGATCTGCCGGTCATGCGCCGCGTCGGCCTGGGCATGGCCGTGGCCAGCGCCGACGGTTTCGTCCGCCAGCACGCCCATGGCGTGACCCAGGCGCGTGGCGGCGAAGGCGCTGCGCGCGAATTCTGCGAACTGATCATGCGTGCCCAGGGCACGCTGGACGCGGCTCAAGCCGCTTACCTGTAGGGCACGACATGCCACGCAAAGCGCTCAACCTGCTGATATTCGCCTTGATCGCCGTACTCGTCGGCGCACTCGGCTACTGGAACATCGCTCCGGAAACCAGCCGCACGCCGCAACAGACGGACAGCGACGAGACCATCGACTTCTACGCCATCGGCGCGCACACCGTGCAGTTCCAGGACGATGGCAAGCTGCACTACCGCATGACCGCCGACAAGCTCGAGCACGTCAAGAGCACCGACATCACCCAGGTGCAAAACCCCAAACTGGATCTGTACCGCGGCACCAACCTGCCGTGGAAGGTCACCAGCCAGCGCGCCGAGGTATCCCCCGGCGGCAAAGAGGTGGAACTGATCGACGACGTGCGCATTGCCCGTACCGATGCCAAGAACCGCCCCACCATCATCACCAGTAGCCGCATGACCGTAATTCCTGACAAGGAATATGCGCAGACCGAGCAAGCCGTTAGAATCGTCGCGGCCAACGGGGTGACCACGGCACAAGGAATGAAAGCGTACTTGAATGACGGCAGGATGCTCCTGCTGTCCAACGTAAGAGGCCAGCATGAGGTTCGTTAACACCCTCCCCCTGATTCTCAGCCTCGGCGCCGCATTTGGAAGCGCGGCCGCCTGGGCTCTGCCCTCCGATCGCGACCAGCCGATCCGCATCCAGGCCGATACCGCCGAACTGGATGACAAGCAGGGCGTGGCGGTCTATCGCGGCGACGTGATCATCACTCAGGGCACCCTGAAGATCACTGGCGACACCGTGACCATCACCCAGACCGCCAGCGGCGACATCGACGTGTTCACCTCGGTCGGCAACCTCGCCTACTACGAGCAGAAGCCCGCCGTGGACAAGGAAATCGTCAAAGCCTACGGCAAGACCATCCAGTACTTCGCCAGCAACGAACGCATCGTACTGATCGACCAGGCCAAGGTGATCCAGGAAGGCAATACCTTCGAGGGCGAGAAGATCGTCTACGACACCCGCCGCCAGATCGTCAACGCAGGACGCGCCACCGGCAACAACGTCAGCGTGCCGCGTCCGCGCATCGACATGGTCATCCAACCCAAGAACAAACCCGCGGATCAACAGCAGTAATGGCCATTCTCAAAGCCCAACACCTGGCCAAGAGCTACAAGGGCCGCCAGGTCGTACGCGACGTCAGCCTGAACATCGAGAGCGGCCAGATCGTCGGTCTGCTCGGCCCCAACGGTGCCGGCAAGACCACCTGCTTCTACATGATCGTCGGCCTGGTGCAGGCCGACCAGGGACGTGTGCTGATCGACGACCTCGACGTCAGCCACCAGCCCATGCATGGTCGTGCCCGCGCCGGCATCGGCTACCTGCCGCAGGAAGCCTCGATCTTCCGCAAGCTGTCGGTGGCCGACAACATCATGGCCATCCTCGAAACGCGCAAGGATCTCGACCGCGCCGGGCGCCAGGCGGAGCTGGAGAACCTGCTGCAGGAATTCCACATCCACCACATCTCAGGCAACCTGGGCATGAGCCTGTCCGGTGGTGAACGACGCCGCGTGGAAATCGCCCGCGCCCTGGCCACCAACCCCAAGTTCATCCTGCTCGACGAACCCTTCGCCGGTGTCGACCCGATCTCCGTGGGCGACATCAAGCAGATCATCCATCACCTCAAGACCAAGGGTATCGGCATTCTCATCACCGATCACAACGTACGCGAGACCCTGGACATCTGCGAAACGGCCTACATCGTCAACGATGGCCAACTGATTGCCGAAGGCGACGCCGAGACCATCCTCGCCAACCAGACGGTGAAAGAGGTTTATCTGGGCCACGAGTTCCGTCTGTAAACATCCATATTTAGATGACGGAAATAGGACAGCCCCTAGGCAAGGACGAGATTTTCAGGCATATAATTTGCTTCCTGGCGGCGCTTCGGCGCCCTGATGTGGAAGGCGTAACTCGCCGGTAAATTAAGGTCTGCAATGAAACCATCGCTAGTCCTCAAGATGGGCCAGCAGCTGACGATGACCCCGCAGCTGCAACAGGCCATCCGCCTCCTCCAACTGTCGACTCTGGATCTGCAACAGGAAATTCAGGAGGCGCTGGAATCCAACCCCATGCTCGAGCGCCAGGAAGACGGCGACGACTTCGACAACAGCGACCCGATGGCCGACGGCGCCGAAAGCGCTGCTCCCGCGCCGAGCAAGGAAGAGAGCTACCAGGAAGCCACTCCGACGGTTGATAACCTGGAGGAAGGCGAGTGGGGCGAACGCATTCCCAACGAGCTGCCGGTCGATACCGCCTGGGAAGACATCTACCAGACCAGCGCCAGCAGCCTGCCAAGCAACGACGATGACGAGTGGGACTTCACCACCCGCACCTCCAGCGGCGAGAGCCTGCACAGCCACCTGCTCTGGCAACTGAACCTCGCGCCCATGTCGGACAAGGATCGGCTGATCGCCGCCACCCTGATCGACTGCATCAACAACGATGGCTACCTCGAAGAAACCCTCGAGGAAGTGACCGAGTCCTTCGACCCGGAATTGGACGTCGAACTGGACGAAGTGGAAGTGGTGCTGCACCGCATTCAGCAGTTCGAGCCGGCCGGCATCGGCGCCCGCGACCTGCGCGAGTGCCTGCTGCTGCAACTGCGCCAACTCCCGGCCAGCACGCCCTGGCTCAACGACACCCAGCGCCTGGTCAGCGAACACCTGGAACTGCTCGGCAGCCGCGATTACGCCCAGCTCATGCGCCGCACCAAGCTCAAGGAAGACGAGCTCAAGCAGGTCATCGAGCTGATCCAGCGCCTCAATCCGCGCCCGGGCTCGCAGATCGAATCCAGCGAGCCGGAATACGTGGTGCCGGACGTCATCGTGCGCAAGCACAACGGCCGCTGGCTGGTGGAGTTGAACCAGGAAGCCATGCCGCGCCTGCGCGTCAATGCGCAGTACGCCGGCTTCGTCAAACGCGCCGATTCCAGCGCCGACAACACCTTCATGCGCAACCAGTTGCAGGAGGCGCGCTGGTTCATCAAGAGCCTGCAGAGCCGCAACGAGACCCTGATGAAGGTAGCCACGCAGATCGTCGAGCACCAACGCGGCTTTCTCGACTATGGCGACGAGGCGATGAAGCCCCTGGTGCTGCACGACATCGCCGAGGCGGTGGGCATGCACGAGTCGACCATCTCGCGCGTCACCACGCAGAAATTCATGCATACCCCGCGTGGCATTTACGAGCTGAAATACTTCTTCTCCAGCCACGTCAGCACCTCCGAAGGCGGCGAATGCTCGTCGACGGCGATTCGCGCCATCATCAAGAAACTGGTGGCCGCGGAAAACGCGAAAAAGCCGTTGAGCGACAGCAAGATCGCTGGTTTACTGGAGGCACAAGGCATCCAAGTCGCCCGTCGCACGGTGGCCAAGTACCGTGAATCCCTCGGTATCGCCCCCTCCAGCGAACGCAAGCGACTGATGTGAGCAAGATCGACTGCTCGTCCATGGCGAGCAGGCCACAGTGTTCCGGTGGTGGGCCTCGTTAAGGCCTATCTCTTACACAAGGCAACAAGGAGAAAGCGGTATGCAAGTCAACATCAGTGGACATCAGCTGGATGTGACCGACGCCCTGCGTGACTACATCGGCGAGAAACTCGGCCGACTGGAACGCCACTTCGACAAGATCACCAATGTTCAGGTGATCATGGAGGTCGAAAAGCTCAAGCAGAAGATCGAAGCCACCCTTCACGTTGCTGGCGGTGAGGTCGTCGCCAACGCCGAACATAACGATATGTACGCTGCCATCGACCTGCTGGCAGACAAACTCGACCGTCAACTTATCAAGCACAAGGAAAAGCAGCTCGATCGCCTGCAAGGCGCCACAGCCCGCTGACATTTCCCTTCCATGATCCGACTTGAAAATATCCTGACCCCCGGCCGTTCCCTGGTGAACGTGCCGGGCGGCAGCAAGAAGCGTGTGCTCGAACAGATCGCCAGCCTGGTCGCCCGCGACCTCGATGAGCTGGACAATCAGGACATCTACGAGAGCCTCATCGCCCGCGAGAAGCTTGGCTCCACCGGCTTCGGCAACGGCATCGCCATCCCTCACTGTCGCCTGGCCGGCTGCAACGCACCGATCAGCGCCCTGCTGCG
The genomic region above belongs to Pseudomonas sp. GOM7 and contains:
- the lptB gene encoding LPS export ABC transporter ATP-binding protein, whose amino-acid sequence is MAILKAQHLAKSYKGRQVVRDVSLNIESGQIVGLLGPNGAGKTTCFYMIVGLVQADQGRVLIDDLDVSHQPMHGRARAGIGYLPQEASIFRKLSVADNIMAILETRKDLDRAGRQAELENLLQEFHIHHISGNLGMSLSGGERRRVEIARALATNPKFILLDEPFAGVDPISVGDIKQIIHHLKTKGIGILITDHNVRETLDICETAYIVNDGQLIAEGDAETILANQTVKEVYLGHEFRL
- the lptC gene encoding LPS export ABC transporter periplasmic protein LptC gives rise to the protein MPRKALNLLIFALIAVLVGALGYWNIAPETSRTPQQTDSDETIDFYAIGAHTVQFQDDGKLHYRMTADKLEHVKSTDITQVQNPKLDLYRGTNLPWKVTSQRAEVSPGGKEVELIDDVRIARTDAKNRPTIITSSRMTVIPDKEYAQTEQAVRIVAANGVTTAQGMKAYLNDGRMLLLSNVRGQHEVR
- a CDS encoding KdsC family phosphatase, translated to MNTLLQRARAVKLAVFDVDGVLTDGRLYFLEDGSEFKTFNTLDGHGIKMLMASGVRTAIISGRKTPVVERRANNLGIQHLFQGREDKLVVLDGLLAELGLSYEQVAYLGDDLPDLPVMRRVGLGMAVASADGFVRQHAHGVTQARGGEGAAREFCELIMRAQGTLDAAQAAYL
- the hpf gene encoding ribosome hibernation-promoting factor, HPF/YfiA family, with product MQVNISGHQLDVTDALRDYIGEKLGRLERHFDKITNVQVIMEVEKLKQKIEATLHVAGGEVVANAEHNDMYAAIDLLADKLDRQLIKHKEKQLDRLQGATAR
- the ptsN gene encoding PTS IIA-like nitrogen regulatory protein PtsN, whose protein sequence is MIRLENILTPGRSLVNVPGGSKKRVLEQIASLVARDLDELDNQDIYESLIAREKLGSTGFGNGIAIPHCRLAGCNAPISALLRLDTAVDFDAIDGAPVDLLFVLLVPEAATDAHLELLRQIASMLDRQDVRERLRQAPTSEALYQVVVDIQNGQ
- a CDS encoding KpsF/GutQ family sugar-phosphate isomerase; this encodes MSQRPDLIETARRTIRMEIEAVQDLLPRLDTSFVKACEMILDCKGRVVVVGMGKSGHIGNKIAATLASTGTASFFVHPAEASHGDMGMITKDDIVLALSNSGTTAEIVTLLPLIKRLGIRLISMTGNPESPLAKAAEANLDARVAQEACPLNLAPTSSTTASLVLGDALAIALLEARGFTAEDFAFSHPGGALGRRLLLKVENVMHAGDTLPQVQRGTSLRDALLEMTQKGLGMTAVLERDGRLAGIFTDGDLRRALDKGIDVRQALIDEVMTPHGKTVHGEMLAAEALKIMEDNKISALVVVDAEDRPVGAFNLGDLLRAGVM
- a CDS encoding RNA polymerase factor sigma-54; amino-acid sequence: MKPSLVLKMGQQLTMTPQLQQAIRLLQLSTLDLQQEIQEALESNPMLERQEDGDDFDNSDPMADGAESAAPAPSKEESYQEATPTVDNLEEGEWGERIPNELPVDTAWEDIYQTSASSLPSNDDDEWDFTTRTSSGESLHSHLLWQLNLAPMSDKDRLIAATLIDCINNDGYLEETLEEVTESFDPELDVELDEVEVVLHRIQQFEPAGIGARDLRECLLLQLRQLPASTPWLNDTQRLVSEHLELLGSRDYAQLMRRTKLKEDELKQVIELIQRLNPRPGSQIESSEPEYVVPDVIVRKHNGRWLVELNQEAMPRLRVNAQYAGFVKRADSSADNTFMRNQLQEARWFIKSLQSRNETLMKVATQIVEHQRGFLDYGDEAMKPLVLHDIAEAVGMHESTISRVTTQKFMHTPRGIYELKYFFSSHVSTSEGGECSSTAIRAIIKKLVAAENAKKPLSDSKIAGLLEAQGIQVARRTVAKYRESLGIAPSSERKRLM
- the lptA gene encoding lipopolysaccharide transport periplasmic protein LptA, with translation MRFVNTLPLILSLGAAFGSAAAWALPSDRDQPIRIQADTAELDDKQGVAVYRGDVIITQGTLKITGDTVTITQTASGDIDVFTSVGNLAYYEQKPAVDKEIVKAYGKTIQYFASNERIVLIDQAKVIQEGNTFEGEKIVYDTRRQIVNAGRATGNNVSVPRPRIDMVIQPKNKPADQQQ